The following DNA comes from Gemmatimonas sp..
TCGTAGTCCGCCAGCAGGGGCTGCAGCACCGACTGCACGGCCGACGTCTGGATGTCACGGGGCTGCGCGAAATAGGCAAGCAGTTCCGCGCGCGTGGCGGCCGTGCCGCGCCCGTTGAAGTTGATCGGCAGCTGGTCGGCGCTGTTGTAGCAGGCGATGGGCCGGTTGGCCGAATTGGTGGCCGGCACCGAGCCGCACGCACCGGCCAGACGCGGCTCGTAGATGGAGCCCAGCGGGGCGCCTTCCTTGAGGTAGATGCGGTAGCGCGCGTAGCCCCCCGACACGCGGATGGGCGGCGCCCCCCCGAGGCTGGCGAGGGTCTGGTTCAGGTACGCCGCATTGGCGAACAGCTCCAGCTTGTTCGTGGCCTTGTTGATCACCTGCGAGCGCAGGCTGATTTCCATGCCGTTTGCGTCGATCTGGCCGATGTTGGTGAGCTGCGCGTTGCGGAAGCCACCCGACGTGGGGAAGGTGCGCGGCACCAGCGCGTCGTTGACCGTGCGCGTCCACGCCGTGTACTCGAGCGCGACCTTGTTGTTGAAGAGCCCCGCTTCGAAGCCGGCTTCGATTTCGGTGGAGATTTCCGGCCGTAGGTCGGGGTTGCCGAGCTGCGACGGAATGAGCCCCGACCCAACCGCGGTCACCTGCGGGGCGAAGGTCGTGAACTGGTCGAAGGCGCCCGGCTGGCGCCCGGACTGGCCGATGGCGGCGCGCACGCGGAAGGTGGAGAGCAACGTGCTGTTCCATCCGTTGCGATCCGACGGCACCACGGAGAGTGAGACCTTCGGGTAGAACACGCCGCCGGCATCCTGACCGAACGCCGACGAGAAGTCGTAGCGCCCACCGATCGTGCCGAACACCCAGTCTTTCCAGCCGATCTGCGACTGCGCGAAGTAGCCGCCGTTCACCGTGGTCAGGAACGACTCACCGGCGGTGATGTTCTGCCCGCCGGCCCCCACCACTTCGATACCCGGACCCGGGAAGAAGTTGGACGAGCCCGAGTTGGTCTCGGTGCGATTGTTGAACACCTGCAGACCAGCCACGTTACTCGTGGTGAACGGACCGAAATCGCGGTTGTAGGCGACCTTGCTGTCGAGGGTGAGCACACGCGTGCCCCCGGAGAACACCGACCGCGAGCCGTCGGGGTTGAGCGACGTGAAGCGGTCGACATCGTAACCGAACGCCGAGAAGCCGAAGTCGCGCTGCGAGGCGTAGTCGAAGCCGAACGTCGACGAGAGTGTGAGGCGCTCGGTGGCGGTGTACGACGCATCGAAGGTGCCGACGTAGCGCTGCGTGGCCGTCCGGTTCGTCTGCTGCATGGCCTCGCGCACCGTCATGAACGCCTGGTTGCCGAAGACGTTACCGGCGCCGGAGCACTTGCCCGGGGCGACATAGGTGGACGCGTTGCAGTTGGCGAGCTCGGGGCGGGCCATATAGGCCAGCGAGTTCACGCCGTAGATGTTGTTGTTGTTCTCGGGGGCTTCGTTGGCCGTGTTGTAGTAGGCGTTGTTGAAGCGGAGCCGGAGATTCTTGGTGGGCACCAGCGAGAGGTTGGCCGACGTCTGGATACGGCGCACGATGTCCTGAGCCGGGCCGAGATCACGTCCGCCGAACGGGCCGTTCTCGCGGTAGTAGCGCCCCGACGCGAAGTACGTCACGCTCTGGCTGCCACCCTGCACGCTCGTGGAGATGGTGTTGCCGAGCCCCGTCTCGGTGATGAAGTCATTGAAGACGGGTACCTCGAAGACCTCGAACGGTCGGAGCCCCGGCTTGTTCCAGAACGTCGCCAGCGAGTCGGCCTGCCCCTGACGACGCGCAAAACCAGAGTTGGGCGCGACGCGGTTGCCGAAGTCCACGGCGTCCTGCTGTAGCTGCATCGTCCAGCGCGGCGAGCTTGACGAGCCCGACTTGGTGAAGAACTGGATCACGCCGTTCGAGGCTTCGGTACCGTACAGCGTGGCCGCGGCGGCGCCCTTGAGCACTTCGACGCGCTCGATGGTGCTGGGGTCGATGTCGTCGATGCGCGACGGCGACCCGCCGCCACCGGTGCCGATGCCGAAGCCGCCGCCCGAGTTGATACGCACACCGTCGACGAAGATGATGGGCTCGTTCGACTGCGACAGCGAGGCGTTGCCGCGAATGCGGATCTTCGCGCCTTCGCCCGACAGCCCGCCCGACACGAGGCCGGAGACGCCCGGTTCGCGCGCCGTGAGCAGGTTGGAGATGTCGTTGATGGGCGCGTTGGCCGGTGGCTGGATGACCGCCACCGTATTGCCCAGGCGCTTCACCTCCGTCTTCTGACCGGACCCCGTCACGACGACCTGGTTGAGCTGGATGGCCGACACCGTGACGGCAAAGTCGCGCTTGGTGGTCTGTCCCGCCGACACGGTGACCGTGCGCGTTTCACGCGAGTAGCCAATGGCGCGCACACGCACCACGACCTCGGCGGTCCCACCCGGCACCGGGATGCCGGTGATCCGGTAGTTGCCCGAGGCGTTGGTCATGGCGCCGAGCTGCGTACCGTCGATCGTGACTTGCACGTTTTCGAGCGGCCGCTGATTAGACGCATCGGTGACACGACCTTCGACGATCGCGGTGTTGCCTTGGGCGTGGCTGGGTGCCAGCGGCACCGCCAGGACGAGCAACAACGCGGCGACGAAGCGTGTGCTTCGTGCGAGAAGAGCTCCGGGCATTCCTTAGCCTCCTGCAGGGACGAGATGAACCGGGGACCGGGTGCAGCGACAAGACGGCAATTGTACGATGCCGAACCGCAGCGGGCAATGACTCGTCCAGTCCCTTCGTCCCGTGCAGTCCCATCTCGGCACACCATTCGGCGGCTTATGTGAAATTACTGCATGCCAACTATCGGAATATCCCGGTCGGCGCGCCCTGTGCAGGATCCGGCCAGACGGTCAGCGCTCCTGCCGTGCCTCGCGCAGTGCCTCGAGTAGTCTGGCGGCTTCGGCGTGGGTCGGATCAAGCCCGAGCGCCCGCCGTGCCGATCGTTCTGCACCGGCAAGGTCACCCGCTTGAACGAACACGAGCGCCAGCTGGAAATGGCCAGTGGCCAGTCCCGGATCACGTGCCAGGGCCTTCTCCAGCCACGGGCGCGCCTCCGCCGCCCGCTCCTCGCGCAGCAGCATGGTCCCGATGTTGAGGTAGGGCACGGCGGCGGTCGGATCGCCGGCGATGGCCCGCTCATAAGCGGCACGCGCGCCGGCGCTGTTGCCCTGCTGCTCCAGTGCCAGCGCCAGGTTCACCTCCCCCAACGGCACCCGCGGATCGATTTGCAGGGAGTGCTGGTACGCGCGCATCGCCGCGCTCCAGTCGCCCTGCGCGGCCAGCGCCAGCCCCAGATTACGCAGCAGCGGTGCTGCATCGGGGGTGACCTCCAGCGCGGCGCGATAGGCGGCCACCGCCTCCCCTGGTCGGCCCGCATCACGGGCGGCATCCCCAATGCCACCAAGCACGGTGGCCCAGCGGCGGCGCAGCGCGTCACGCGTCGATGCATCGGGCGCGGCGGCAAGTCGCGTGGTCAGCTCCCGGCGGATGGTGCCGACATGACCGCGGGTGAGGTGCAGCAGCGCCATGGCGAGCGCCTGTACATCGAGATTGGGGCTGTCCGCGAGCCTGCGCGCCCGTTCCTCGAACTCGGCCGGTACGCGCTCCATGCGCGGCGTGGCAAACCGCTCGAGCCACTCCCCCATGCCGGCAACCTGTGCCATGGCATGCGTGGAACGCGGTTCGAGCAGCAGCGGCGTGGCGCGCTCGATATCGGTGACCCCCTGGGCCGCCAGCACCCCGCCCACGGCGCGGTCGTGCGGCTTGAGCGTGCCCCACCACTGAGTGACCTGCGCCTCGAGGTCGCGCACGCTCCGGTTCATATGGCACGAGCGGCACGCACCAACGAGTCCCAGTGCCGAGTCGAGGGCGGGTCGCGGGATGGCGATGGTGTGGTCGCTGCGGCCATAGCGCACGGCCTGCCCCAGTTCATGCTGCTGCTCGTACGGCATATGGCAACTCACGCAGCGGCTGCCGCGACTGTCGGGGGCGTGCCGCGTATGGCGTGACGGCTCGTCGCGTTTACTGGCGTGGCAACTCGTGCACTGTCGATCGTCGGTGCGTCCCGGAATCGGCTCGCCGTCGACCGTCCGATACCCTTGCGTATGCGGATCGTGACAGCTGGTGCAGGTCATGCCGCCGTTGCGATAACAATCACTCGCGTAGTGTCCCTCCTGATACGCGAAGGTACGTGTGCGACCATCCGGAGTAAACGGTCGGTCGCCCAGTTGCGACAGGGCGGTGGAGTAGAACTGCGTGAGCGGCGCTCCCGGTGTGTAGCCGGTTGCGAGTTGCGTCTTGAGGGCATGGCATCCCATGCAGGTGGCGAGGCTGCGCTCCTTGTCGACCGTCGCCAGTGCCTCGAGTCCGATGTCCGCGCCCGTGCTCCCCTGCTGCATGAGGCGCACGTGCCGGGCGGCAGGACCATGACAGCTCTCGCAGTTCACGGCGTACGTGGCGACCTGGGTGCGCCAGCGTCCGTCGCGCGCCTCGTACTGCACGGAGATGTTGCTGCCATGACAGCCCTGGCAGTTGCTGAAGCGCGGTTCGTCGCCGAGGATGCGCATGGGGGGCCAGTCTCCGCATTCGGCCAACCGCATGGTGGGGCGGATGGGCTGCCAGCCTTGGTCGCTGCGCGTGCCGGTATTGCAGAACCAGCGGCGTCCGTCCCTGCTCCAGTCGAACGGCAGGAAACGCACCGTGCCGTCGGTCCAGTTGGTCACGAACCCCTGCGTTCCGCCGCCCGCCATATGGCCACCACCAATGACGCCGTCCACCATGAAGACGGTGTCCGCTTCCCCCTCCCGTTGCAGGAGGAATTCGTAGCGCCCGCGGCGTTGGCGCGGCGTGACCGTAGCATCGGCAAACCGGATGGGTGCTCCCGAGAAGGGGGCGATGACCGACACGTCGTTGGTCGGGCTACCCGGCACACCGCCGGCTCGTCCGTGTGTGGAGCGGCTCCATTGCTCCACCTGCCGGGCATGACAGGTGAGGCAGGAGGCGTTGCCCGCAAACGACTCCGGTGGCGGCGCCGTGGGCGTGGCCAGCACCACTGCGGTGAGCGGCGTGGTGTCCTGCTCACCGGCGGCGTTGTCGCTTGCGCCCGTGGTGCACGCACCCAGCAGCACCAGCGCGACCCACGCTCGTTGGCGTGTGCGTGTCATGGCGGCCCTCCGTCGCGACTCCACGCCGGTCCCTGACAGCGGCAGAGCGTGCGTATGTACGCCACCAGCGCGCGAATCTGCGGTGTAGTGAGTGTTCCACCGAAGGCGGGCATGCGGTGATGCCGGTTCATGATCGCACCGCCTGCTTCAATGGTATCGAAGAGCGCGTCATCGCTGCGCCATCGCATGGCATCGGCATCGTGGTGGCGCGCCGGTGGCACGGGCAGCGCCTGCGCGTTGGGACCGTCGCCCATACCCGTGGTGCCGTGGCACCCGGCGCACCACTGCGCGTAGAGCCCCTTGCCGTCGGGCGCCGTGGGTGACGGCGCCACAGGTGACAAGGCCCCGGGGGGCACTTCGATGCGGGTGGGGTCACCGCCGAGATAGCGAACAATGAGGGCGCGCTCGCTGGCCGGCATGCGTACGCGCGGCATGCTCACACCGGGCTTCAGCCGCTGCGGATCGCTCACGATGGCGGCAATGTAGGCCGCATCGCGCCGCCCGCGCACGTCGTCGAGCGCCGGTGCCAGCTGTCCCCCTTCACCCTTGAGGCGGTGACAGCCAAGGCAGCTGTGCTTGTCCCGCAGCAACTGCTCGGCCTTGCGGACGGCGAAGCCCGACAGCGATTGCGCCACGCCCTGTTCGCCCGGCACGGTGAGGAGCATGAGGAGTGCGGCGAGGTGGACCGGGGTCCCGCGCGCGTGTCGCACCGCGCCGGTCCTACTTCTTCACCGGAGGATCATCCATGCGCGCCCCCGTCCAGATGACGGCACTGCCGCATCCGTTTCGAGTCTGGAACTGCAACGGGATGCTGGCGGTGCGTGCATAGAGTTCGATGGCGCGGACGTCCTTGGGATTGATGATGTTGTCGAGGTCGCCGTCCTCGATGTTCACGTACAGGCCGTTGAGAAAGATCGCCGGCGCGCAATCGCCGGTCATGCCCGTGCCGCGAACCAGCACCCGGTCGCGCCCGAACTGCCCCGGCATCGTGACCACACCCGGAAGCCCACGGAAGATGTCGCCCATGTAGGTCGGGCCCTTCTTGCGGATCTCCTCTTCGGTGAGGAAGTGGCCAAAGCCCAGCTTGCGGCGCCGCTCGAACTCATCGAGCGGCACCGCGCGATTGGCGCGCACGCGCAGGGTGTCGATATTGGTGACGAGTGCGGAGAGCGTGAGATCGACCACGGCCTCGCGTGTGGCCTGGAGGTCGGCCGGTGCCCGGTGTGGCTGGAACCCGACGGCGCGGGCCTCCACCGTATAGGTCCCTTCGGGCAGGTTGGCGAACTGATACTGGCCGGCGGCGTTCGCGCTGGCCTCGACGCCGGTGCCCCACAACGTGATGCGGGCGCCATTCACCGGCTGGCCGCTCTGGTTGCGCGCGATGCCACGCAGCGACGCGTTGCCGGTCAACACGCTCGTCACACGTGCCGTGCCTCCGGCGCCGCGCGCCTGTTGGCGTACGCCGCGGCCGATGACGAGATCTCGCAGCAGCAGGCCGTTGCCGGGCACCGGCAACTCCACAAAGCCGCTGCTGTCGATGTCGGCGAAGGCGCGCACGGTGATGGCGGTATTGGGGGGCACGCCGCACACGGCGAACGCGCCGTCGGCGGTGCCGGTGGCGATGCGCACGTTGGGTACGCGCTCGAGGCCTCGTGCCGTGACGCGATTGCTGTTGTATTGCGCGCGCACGCGCACCGGGACCGACGGTGGGGACCCGCCGGCAGTGCGTACCGTCCCGAAGAACAGGCCGCGTGGCAGTTCCGGCGTGGGGGCGCCACACCGCGCCTCGATGAGCGTGGCCGCCGACGGGGTGGCGAGGGTCAGCGAGATGGGATCGCCAGTGGTCACGTCCAGACGCAAGAGCTGGCTCTCGACGCCAAGGGAATCGAGGAAGGGGTGAAGAAAGCCGGCCAGATACACCCCGGTTGCCACGTCCTCCAACAGAAACGTGCCTTGCGAGGTGGAGGTCGTGGAGAGAATGCGTCCGCTGCCGTCGGCAGCCGTCAGCTGCACGGTGGCACCGCTCAACCGCCGTGAGCGCACGCTGTCGACGATTTCGCCACGCACCCTCGCGCTGACGCGAGCCGGTGTCTGTGCGAAGGCCGTCGTGGCCGCCAGCGCGAGGGTCCCGGCCGCGCCCACCCATATCATCCTCATCATGAGGCGATCATACCGCAAAGGCAGCCGGGGGGCCAGCCGCCTCCGTCGCGCTCAGCGCAGGCGACGCAGTGTGCCGTCGATCACGGTGCGCTTCCCGCATTCCTGCTCCCGCCCCCGTACGCTCTCGCCGTCCACGCGTGAACGGTGATGACCGTGCGCACAATGGGCACGGGTCGACATGGCAGATGCTCGGGCCGCGAACGACGCCGATTCAGGGAACCGCAGGCTACGGGCGTCCTCGATCGGGATAACTGGCTGCCAGCAACTCGATGGGATGGGCTACCGTGACGCCGGACCCACTCATGAGGAGCCCCGCTCCAATCTGCATGTGGCAACCAGGATTGCCGGTCGCCACGATCTGGGCATGGGTGTCGGCAATGCGGGCGAGTTTCGGGGCCAGCACCGCGTCCGAGGTGGCGGGTTCCACGAGATTGTAGATGCCGGCCGATCCGCAGCACTGATCGGCGTCCTCGAGCGGCACGAGGTCCAGCCCGGGCACCGCCTCGAGCACCACCATGGGGGGTCGCACCACACGCTGCGCATGCATCTGATGGCACGGCGGGTCGTGCGTGACCCGCAGCCCAATGGGGGTGGTGCCCATGCGCACGCCGGAGGAGGCCAGCAGTTCGCTGACATCGCGCGTGCGCGCTGACAGCGCCTCCGCGCGCGCCGACCACGCCGGATCGTCGTGCAGCAGGTGACCATACTGCTTGAGCATGGCACCACACCCCGCCGCGTTCACCACGATGAGATCGGCGGCGGTGCGCTCGAACGCGGCAATGTTCTCGCGCGCCAGGGCCCGCGCCCCCTCGAGATCACCCGCGTGGGCATGCAAGGCGCCGCAGCAACGCTGCCCCGGGGTGGCACACGATCGATACCCGTGGTATGCAAGGACGTGTACCGTGGCGTCGTTGACATGCCCAAACAGCCCCGACATTACGCACCCATCGAGCAGTGTGACCACGGGTGCCGGTGGTGCCGCGACCTCGGTGTTCTTCGCGTGGGCAACGTCTGCCGCGGCCGGCGCGCGTGGGGCCATGATGCGACGGCGCCAAGGCCCCGGTGCGGAGGCCGCCAGCATGGCAAACGGGAAGGCCAGCCGACGGGGGAGCAGGCGCGCGAGGAGCCGTGGCAGTCCAGTGGCGCGCACCGCACGCGCACCCGCCAGTGCCGCGCGCAGCAGCACATGATACCGGAATACGGTCAGTACCACCTGCGCCACGCGCGGGATCCCCCGCACGGGGCGCATCGTGGCGCGGGTGGCCTCGAGCAGTTCTCCGTAGGGTACGCCGGATGGGCACGCCGTCTCGCAGGCGCGACAGCCGAGGCAGCGGTCGAAGTGCTGCGCCACGCCCTCGTCCGCGAGCGCAATCTCGCCGTCCAAGAGGCGGCGCATGAGCACCAGACGGCCACGTGGCGAGTCGTTCTCGTCTTCGAGATTCACGTACGTGGGGCACGCCTGCAGACAGAAGCCGCAGTGCACGCACGCATCGAGCCCCGCCGCCGCCTGCTGCAACGGCGTCCCGGGCAGCGCGCAGTGCGGCGTCACGGCGGTCACGTGATCGGTGGTGGAGGAAACGGACGGAGGCATGGGTTCACGCATCGGGATGGGCACGCGTCGACGGCAACCACTCGGCGAGGCGATTAAGCACGTCACGGGCATCGAAGGCGTACTTCACGCCGGCCTCCAGTGGTGTACGCGGCGTATGGTGCGGTGCGGACCGTGTGCGTCCCTGATCGACCACCACGGTCATCGTGTGCAGGGCGCCGCGCGCAGCGGCGAGCCGGTACCACGTGGCCAGATCGCGTTCCAGCGACGCGAGGCCCGTACCGGGCATGACCAGCCGCAGGGAGCCGTGCGCCGGATCGTAGCTGAGCGTTGCCGAGTCGAACGCGTCGCGCGCGGCGCGAAAGAACGGCACGGCGTCCGATCGATGCGTCCGGGCACGCAGCACGATCGCGTCCGGGGGGGTGGCGCGCAGCGTACGCCATGTTTCGTCGTCGGGTGCTTCCCGTACATCGCCCACCGGCAGCGCCTGCAGCCGCGCGTGCAGCGCGCGCACGCGACTGGTGTTGCCGGAGAGCCGCGCCCAGAGTCGCGGCTCCTCGCCAGGGGAACTCACCAGCAGCATGGGCAGCGGCGCCCGCTGCGCCAGCACCGCGGGCAGCAGGTCGTCGAGGGCACCGGTGTCGGCATGCGGCACGGCGGCGCACACCAGCCGATCGACCGGCGGGCGGGCATGCAGGCGCAGGCTCACCTCGGTGATGACACCGAGCGTGCCCCACGCGCCCGTCTGCAACCGCACGAGGTCGAACCCCGCCACGTTCTTCACCACGTGCCCTCCGGCGCGCATGACGACACCGTCCCCCGTCACGACCTGCACGCCGAGCACGAGGTCGCGCACACGATGGTCACCCAACGCGAGTGGTGCTGGCGACGCGGTGGCCACGACGGCACCGATCGTGTCGTCGGGGGTGCCGTACGGATCGAGGGCCAGCATCTGCCCGTGTGCCGCCGTGGTCGCCGCGAGTTCGGCGAGCGTGGTGCCCGCCGCCACGGTGACGACCAGATCGCCCGGCGTGTACGCGCGAACGCCACGCAGGTGCCGCACCGACAGCGACGCGGCCGGCGCCCACGGCCCTCCGGCATGCAGCCAGCTGCCGCCTCCCTCGATGCGCAGCGGCCCCGACGCTGCGCGGATCTGCTCGGCCAGCCTGGTGATGTCAGACACGGACCTGTGGGCCACGGGGGCTCGGGCCGGTGGCCCCGTGCCACTCACGGCAGCTGTGCACCGGGATCACCTTGCCGGGATTGGCGCGCGTCTCCGGGTCGAAGACACGCCGCACCCGACACATCATGTCGAGCGAGTCGGCGTCAAACAGCGATTCCATGTACGGGAGCTTGTCGAGTCCCACCCCGTGCTCGCCGGTAATGGTGCCTCCCGCCTCGATGCACGCCGTCATGATCGCCCCCATCGCCTCGTGGACGCGCGCGCTCTCCGCCGCGTCGTGCGCGTTGTACGGGATGTTGGGATGCAGGTTGCCATCCCCGGCGTGGAACACATTGCACACGCGCACACCGAACCGTTCGCCGATCTGCTCGATGGCCGCCAGGACCTCGGGGAGCCTGGTCCGGGGCACCACGGCGTCCTGGACGACGAGCGCCGGGGCGAGGCGCCCCATGGCGCCGAAGGCCTTCTTGCGGCCCTGCCACAGCCGTGCGCGGTCGGCGGCGTCGGTTGCCACCGCGACCGATCGGGCGCCGGCCGCATGGCAGGCGTCCCGGATGATGGCCACGTCTTCGTCGAGCCCCTCCGCCACCCCGTCCACTTCGCAGAGCAGCACAGCCGCCGCGTCCACCGGATATCCCGCCGCATAGATGCTCGCCTCCACACACCGGATGGTGGCGTTGTCCATCATCTCCAACGCGGCAGGGACGATCCCGCTGGCGATGATGCGGGAGACGGCACGCGCGGCGTCGGTGACGCTGGCAAAGTCGGCGAGGAGTGTGTGCACCGCATCGGGGAGTGGAACCAGCTGTACCGTGACCTCCGTGGCGATGCCGAAACACCCCTCGCTGCCAACGAACGCACCCAGCAGGTCATAGCCCGACGACTCGGCGTACGCCCCACCGAGCCGTGTGACGGTGCCATCGGGGAGTACCACCTCGCACTCCAGCACGTGGTTCAGCGTGACGCCGTACTTGAGGCAGTGGGGGCCACCGGCGTTTTCGGCGACGTTCCCACCAATCGTACAAGCGGTCTGGCTCGAGGGATCGGGCGCGTACTGCAGGCCATAGCGCGTCGTCACGCGCGAGAGACTCGCGTTCACGACCCCCGGTTCGACGCGCGCCAGACGGTTCACCGGATCGACGTCGAGGATGCGGGTGAGCCGATTCAGGCCGATGAGCACGATGCCGTTGGCAAGCGCGCCCCCAGAGAGGCCGGTTCCGGCGCCACGTGGTACCCACGGGGTGCCGGTGTCTGCCAGCGCCCGTACGACCGCGATCACCTCGGCCCGGGAACCAGGGAACACCGCCAGCGCTGGCGTGGCGCGATACCCCGGCAGGCCGTCGGAATCGTAGGGGGCCAGCTCCGGGGCGCGTGACTTGACCCACCGTGGGCCAACAATTCCCTCGAGCGTCTCGCGCAGCGCAGTCATGGTCGCAAACTGTTGCCGCGGCAGTCGCAGGAGAAGAGGTGCGACCGGTGGGCCGCGCGTTACCCACATGACCATCGGTGACGGGGAAACGGGCACGGCGGAGTCCTTGTCGCCGTGCCCGTTTCGCGTCCGTCCATACTACCAAGCTGAGTGCCGGGTGCTCAGGCGGCGCCCCAGAACCCGGCCAGCGCGTGGCCATCCGGCGATTCGCGCAGCTTTTCGAAGGCCC
Coding sequences within:
- a CDS encoding SusC/RagA family TonB-linked outer membrane protein, which produces MPGALLARSTRFVAALLLVLAVPLAPSHAQGNTAIVEGRVTDASNQRPLENVQVTIDGTQLGAMTNASGNYRITGIPVPGGTAEVVVRVRAIGYSRETRTVTVSAGQTTKRDFAVTVSAIQLNQVVVTGSGQKTEVKRLGNTVAVIQPPANAPINDISNLLTAREPGVSGLVSGGLSGEGAKIRIRGNASLSQSNEPIIFVDGVRINSGGGFGIGTGGGGSPSRIDDIDPSTIERVEVLKGAAAATLYGTEASNGVIQFFTKSGSSSSPRWTMQLQQDAVDFGNRVAPNSGFARRQGQADSLATFWNKPGLRPFEVFEVPVFNDFITETGLGNTISTSVQGGSQSVTYFASGRYYRENGPFGGRDLGPAQDIVRRIQTSANLSLVPTKNLRLRFNNAYYNTANEAPENNNNIYGVNSLAYMARPELANCNASTYVAPGKCSGAGNVFGNQAFMTVREAMQQTNRTATQRYVGTFDASYTATERLTLSSTFGFDYASQRDFGFSAFGYDVDRFTSLNPDGSRSVFSGGTRVLTLDSKVAYNRDFGPFTTSNVAGLQVFNNRTETNSGSSNFFPGPGIEVVGAGGQNITAGESFLTTVNGGYFAQSQIGWKDWVFGTIGGRYDFSSAFGQDAGGVFYPKVSLSVVPSDRNGWNSTLLSTFRVRAAIGQSGRQPGAFDQFTTFAPQVTAVGSGLIPSQLGNPDLRPEISTEIEAGFEAGLFNNKVALEYTAWTRTVNDALVPRTFPTSGGFRNAQLTNIGQIDANGMEISLRSQVINKATNKLELFANAAYLNQTLASLGGAPPIRVSGGYARYRIYLKEGAPLGSIYEPRLAGACGSVPATNSANRPIACYNSADQLPINFNGRGTAATRAELLAYFAQPRDIQTSAVQSVLQPLLADYDGSGILFEQNVGKSIPTWTGAFGGTWSFANHWKFQSTLEYRTGYLISNLTDGFRLSQHPSIGSNRREFSEIQAVMQNPASTPEQRVQAAETYIRGYRRLLEPGLYQGQNGNFLRWRELAITYDFGADLAKKIGFRNASITAAGRNLFLWTRYPGQDPESNENGRGSVGALQDNFQNATDGFGLPIPRRVSLALNLNF
- a CDS encoding tetratricopeptide repeat protein; translated protein: MTRTRQRAWVALVLLGACTTGASDNAAGEQDTTPLTAVVLATPTAPPPESFAGNASCLTCHARQVEQWSRSTHGRAGGVPGSPTNDVSVIAPFSGAPIRFADATVTPRQRRGRYEFLLQREGEADTVFMVDGVIGGGHMAGGGTQGFVTNWTDGTVRFLPFDWSRDGRRWFCNTGTRSDQGWQPIRPTMRLAECGDWPPMRILGDEPRFSNCQGCHGSNISVQYEARDGRWRTQVATYAVNCESCHGPAARHVRLMQQGSTGADIGLEALATVDKERSLATCMGCHALKTQLATGYTPGAPLTQFYSTALSQLGDRPFTPDGRTRTFAYQEGHYASDCYRNGGMTCTSCHDPHTQGYRTVDGEPIPGRTDDRQCTSCHASKRDEPSRHTRHAPDSRGSRCVSCHMPYEQQHELGQAVRYGRSDHTIAIPRPALDSALGLVGACRSCHMNRSVRDLEAQVTQWWGTLKPHDRAVGGVLAAQGVTDIERATPLLLEPRSTHAMAQVAGMGEWLERFATPRMERVPAEFEERARRLADSPNLDVQALAMALLHLTRGHVGTIRRELTTRLAAAPDASTRDALRRRWATVLGGIGDAARDAGRPGEAVAAYRAALEVTPDAAPLLRNLGLALAAQGDWSAAMRAYQHSLQIDPRVPLGEVNLALALEQQGNSAGARAAYERAIAGDPTAAVPYLNIGTMLLREERAAEARPWLEKALARDPGLATGHFQLALVFVQAGDLAGAERSARRALGLDPTHAEAARLLEALREARQER
- a CDS encoding c-type cytochrome, translated to MRHARGTPVHLAALLMLLTVPGEQGVAQSLSGFAVRKAEQLLRDKHSCLGCHRLKGEGGQLAPALDDVRGRRDAAYIAAIVSDPQRLKPGVSMPRVRMPASERALIVRYLGGDPTRIEVPPGALSPVAPSPTAPDGKGLYAQWCAGCHGTTGMGDGPNAQALPVPPARHHDADAMRWRSDDALFDTIEAGGAIMNRHHRMPAFGGTLTTPQIRALVAYIRTLCRCQGPAWSRDGGPP
- a CDS encoding carboxypeptidase regulatory-like domain-containing protein — protein: MMRMIWVGAAGTLALAATTAFAQTPARVSARVRGEIVDSVRSRRLSGATVQLTAADGSGRILSTTSTSQGTFLLEDVATGVYLAGFLHPFLDSLGVESQLLRLDVTTGDPISLTLATPSAATLIEARCGAPTPELPRGLFFGTVRTAGGSPPSVPVRVRAQYNSNRVTARGLERVPNVRIATGTADGAFAVCGVPPNTAITVRAFADIDSSGFVELPVPGNGLLLRDLVIGRGVRQQARGAGGTARVTSVLTGNASLRGIARNQSGQPVNGARITLWGTGVEASANAAGQYQFANLPEGTYTVEARAVGFQPHRAPADLQATREAVVDLTLSALVTNIDTLRVRANRAVPLDEFERRRKLGFGHFLTEEEIRKKGPTYMGDIFRGLPGVVTMPGQFGRDRVLVRGTGMTGDCAPAIFLNGLYVNIEDGDLDNIINPKDVRAIELYARTASIPLQFQTRNGCGSAVIWTGARMDDPPVKK
- a CDS encoding heterodisulfide reductase-related iron-sulfur binding cluster, translated to MPPSVSSTTDHVTAVTPHCALPGTPLQQAAAGLDACVHCGFCLQACPTYVNLEDENDSPRGRLVLMRRLLDGEIALADEGVAQHFDRCLGCRACETACPSGVPYGELLEATRATMRPVRGIPRVAQVVLTVFRYHVLLRAALAGARAVRATGLPRLLARLLPRRLAFPFAMLAASAPGPWRRRIMAPRAPAAADVAHAKNTEVAAPPAPVVTLLDGCVMSGLFGHVNDATVHVLAYHGYRSCATPGQRCCGALHAHAGDLEGARALARENIAAFERTAADLIVVNAAGCGAMLKQYGHLLHDDPAWSARAEALSARTRDVSELLASSGVRMGTTPIGLRVTHDPPCHQMHAQRVVRPPMVVLEAVPGLDLVPLEDADQCCGSAGIYNLVEPATSDAVLAPKLARIADTHAQIVATGNPGCHMQIGAGLLMSGSGVTVAHPIELLAASYPDRGRP
- a CDS encoding FAD-binding protein, whose amino-acid sequence is MSDITRLAEQIRAASGPLRIEGGGSWLHAGGPWAPAASLSVRHLRGVRAYTPGDLVVTVAAGTTLAELAATTAAHGQMLALDPYGTPDDTIGAVVATASPAPLALGDHRVRDLVLGVQVVTGDGVVMRAGGHVVKNVAGFDLVRLQTGAWGTLGVITEVSLRLHARPPVDRLVCAAVPHADTGALDDLLPAVLAQRAPLPMLLVSSPGEEPRLWARLSGNTSRVRALHARLQALPVGDVREAPDDETWRTLRATPPDAIVLRARTHRSDAVPFFRAARDAFDSATLSYDPAHGSLRLVMPGTGLASLERDLATWYRLAAARGALHTMTVVVDQGRTRSAPHHTPRTPLEAGVKYAFDARDVLNRLAEWLPSTRAHPDA